A single region of the Variovorax terrae genome encodes:
- a CDS encoding SDR family NAD(P)-dependent oxidoreductase: MRLKDKVAIITGAAGNIGLATARLFAREGARLVLIDAQRAALDAACKEFDSVTMLPITADVTSAEDTIRVADATIARFGGIDILFANAGIEGLVQPTGDYPEEVYDKVMDVNVKGVFLGVKHIAPRMREGGSLVMTSSIMGLMGAPRNIAYTASKHAVVGLMRSAAADLAARRIRVNTVHPGMVESDMLRRLIERHPDPKQRHADLIARIKLGRFVAPEEIAHTVLFLSSDESCMTTGQTFLVDGGYLE, from the coding sequence ACGCGAAGGTGCGCGGCTGGTGCTCATCGATGCCCAGCGCGCGGCTTTGGATGCAGCCTGCAAGGAGTTCGACTCCGTCACCATGCTGCCGATCACCGCGGATGTCACTTCTGCAGAGGACACGATTCGCGTTGCGGACGCAACCATCGCTCGCTTCGGCGGCATCGACATCCTGTTCGCCAATGCGGGCATTGAAGGACTGGTTCAACCTACGGGCGACTATCCCGAGGAAGTCTATGACAAGGTCATGGACGTCAACGTCAAGGGCGTGTTTCTCGGTGTCAAGCACATTGCCCCGCGCATGCGCGAAGGCGGCAGTCTCGTCATGACCTCATCAATCATGGGTCTCATGGGTGCGCCGCGCAATATCGCCTACACCGCCAGCAAGCATGCCGTCGTGGGTCTCATGCGATCGGCCGCGGCCGATCTGGCAGCCCGGCGCATCCGCGTCAATACGGTGCACCCCGGCATGGTCGAAAGCGACATGCTGCGCCGCTTGATCGAGCGCCATCCCGATCCAAAGCAACGCCATGCCGATCTGATCGCGCGCATCAAGCTCGGCCGCTTCGTGGCGCCGGAAGAGATCGCGCATACCGTGCTGTTCTTGTCTTCCGACGAGAGTTGCATGACGACAGGACAGACATTTCTCGTTGACGGCGGCTACCTGGAATGA